In Zymoseptoria tritici IPO323 chromosome 7, whole genome shotgun sequence, a single genomic region encodes these proteins:
- the MgFAT1 gene encoding fatty acid transporter protein (Fatty acid transporter protein. AMP-dependent synthetase and ligase): protein AAAVAAAAAYLDAKFHICEDLNKGNLDNAAAEAQKFIADKEARNELLLYHDLQNWAKRDIPNHTFLEYQSRSWTYKQFHADLQRVGNWLMNDLGVRRSEMVAISGPNSAEYLMLWFAIDGIGACQSFINHNLTDNALTHSVKLCEPRYIIADKETAERLEPCRADLEASGVTIIYYDEALFATFRDSTPLPSSRTQGIKSSDTRSLIYTSGTTGLPKGVMMISGRTTNVARSTAAHLKLTPSDKFYTCLPLYHGAAQGLCTTPVIHAGASMRLGRKFSHKTFWPEVADSGANILQYVGELCRYLVNAPVHPLEKKHKVQVAWGNGMRPDVWERFRERFNIPVIHELYAATDGLGATFNANKGDFGRSCIGIRGALWNHRMGNREVHCRIDPDTEEVVRDEDGWVVRCNVGEPGEVFHRVDEAMKDVVFMGYFKNQGASDKRWMRNVSEKGDLWFRSGDVHRTDADGRVYFVDRLGDTFRWKSENVSTNEVSDVLGGWDQIAEANVYGVAVPNADGRCGCATIVLTEGLMPENLDVAGLGKFVLDKLPRYAVPYFLRVAPQLSYTGTFKIQKGQAKREGVDLDLIEKSGSKDKVFWLPPGGTSYKPYTRADWEALKSGRVSM from the exons GCAGCCGCCGTagcagccgccgccgcctaCTTGGACGCCAAATTCCACATCTGCGAAGACCTCAACAAAGGAAACCTCGACAACGCTGCCGCTGAAGCCCAAAAGTTCATCGCCGACAAAGAAGCCCGGAACGAATTGCTCCTCTACCATGACCTCCAAAATTGGGCGAAGAGGGACATTCCCAATCACACCTTCCTCGAGTACCAAAGTCGGTCGTGGACGTACAAGCAATTTCACGCGGATCTGCAGAGAGTGGGAAATTGGTTGATGAATGATTTGggggtgaggaggagtgaGATGGTGGCGATTAGTGGACCGAATAGTGCGGAGTATTTGATGTTGTGGTTTGCGATTGATGGTATTGGAGCGTGTCAGAGTTTCATCAACCACAACTTGACGGACAATGCGTTGACGCACTCTGTCAAG CTCTGTGAACCACGCTACATAATCGCCGACAAAGAAACCGCTGAACGACTGGAACCCTGCCGCGCCGACCTAGAAGCCTCCGGCGTGACCATCATCTACTACGACGAAGCCCTCTTCGCCACGTTCCGCGactccactcctctcccatcATCCCGCACTCAAGGCATCAAATCCAGCGACACCCGCTCCCTGATTTACACCTCCGGCACTACGGGACTCCCCAAAGGCGTAATGATGATCTCCGGCCGCACTACCAACGTCGCCCGCAGCACAGCCGCACATTTGAAGCTCACCCCAAGCGACAAGTTCTACACCTGTCTCCCGCTCTACCACGGCGCCGCGCAGGGGTTGTGTACCACGCCCGTCATCCACGCTGGCGCCTCGATGCGACTGGGCAGGAAATTCTCGCACAAGACCTTCTGGCCTGAAGTCGCGGATAGTGGCGCGAATATCCTGCAGTATGTCGGCGAGTTGTGTCGGTACTTGGTGAATGCTCCGGTGCATccgttggagaagaagcatAAAGTGCAAGTCGCGTGGGGTAATGGTATGAGGCCGGATGTGTGGGAACGATTTCGGGAAAGGTTCAATATCCCTGTCATTCATGAGTTGTATGCTGCGACGGATGGGTTGGGTGCGACGTTTAATGCGAACAAGGGAGATTTTGGAAGGTCGTGTATTGGCATCAGGGGTGCGTTGTGGAATCATCGAATGGGTAATCGGGAGGTGCATTGTCGGATCGATCCAGATACGGAAGAGGTGGTTAGGGATGAGGATGGGTGGGTGGTGAGGTGTAATGTTGGTGAGCCGGGAGAGGTGTTTCATAGAGTTGATGAGGCAATGAAGGATGTGGTGTTCATGGGGTACTTCAAGAATCAGGGTGCGTCGGATAAGAGGTGGATGAGGAATGTGTCTGAGAAGGGCGATCTGTGGTTTCGCAGTGGAGATGTGCACAGAACAGACGCCGATGGACGAGTATACTTTGTCGATCGACTCGGCGACACGTTCCGCTGGAAGAGTGAGAACGTCAGCACAAACGAGGTCTCGGACGTGCTCGGAGGCTGGGATCAAATCGCAGAAGCCAACGTATACGGCGTCGCGGTGCCAAACGCCGACGGAAGATGTGGATGTGCGACGATCGTATTGACAGAGGGTCTCATGCCGGAGAACTTGGACGTCGCAGGTCTGGGCAAATTCGTGCTGGACAAGCTGCCACGGTATGCTGTGCCATACTTCTTGCGAGTCGCGCCGCAGCTGTCGTACACTGGCACTTTCAAGATCCAGAAAGGGCAGGCGAAGCGAGAGGGCGTAGATCTGGACTTGATCGAAAAGTCGGGGAGTAAGGACAAGGTGTTCTGGTTGCCGCCGGGTGGGACGAGTTATAAGCCATATACCAGAGCTGACTGGGAGGCGCTGAAGAGTGGGAGGGTTAGCATGTGA